TGGCGTGGTTGGCCGGCGCGTCGCTGTCGTCGCTGGCCGACCTCGACGGTTCTGCGTTGGTCGACCTCGTCACGCCGACCGGCGGCTACGTGGTCGGCCTTCTCTGGGACGGCGTCAACTCCAACAGCCTGACCGCTTTGGCGGAGTCCGGCGACCTGCCGGCGGTCGCACGGCTGCTGTCGCAGGGCTGCGTGCTGGCCGGCGGCGCGATCGCGGAGTTCCCGAGCGTCACGCTCGTGAACCACACGTGCGCGCTGACCGGCGTCGGGCCGGGCCGGCACGGCATCGTCAACAACTCCTACTACGACCGCGTGCGCAGCGAGACGATCCATGCCAACGAGCAGAAGACCTGGCATCTCGCGACGGGCCTGCTGCGCGACGGCGTACGCACGGTCTTCGAGATGGTCGACGTGCAGACCGCCTGCGTCGACGAGCCCGTCGACCGGGGTGCCGACTACTCGACGTTCGCCCTCATCCGCGGCGGCGGGTCGAGCGACGGTGCGGCGTCGATGGACTCGGCGCTCCCGAACCCGCGTGAGGATCCGCACACGACCCAGGCGCACGTGCGCAACCGCAACTACGCGTTCGGCAGTCAGGTCGACGCGATCGGGCTGCAGCAGGTGCTGTCGCTGTGGGAGTCGCCGGAGTCCGCACCGCGGCTGATGTGGTGGAACAGCATGAACACCGACACCGGTCACCACGAAGGCGGCCCGCACTCGGACATCGCGCACGACTCGATGCGCGACGCCGACCGGCGACTGGGGGCGTTTCTCGCGCACCTGGACTCGCTTGGCATCACGGACCAGGTGACGTTCCTGCTGACCGCCGACCACGGGTCCGAGGGTGCCGACCCGGCGTGCACGGGCGACTGGGACGAAGCACTGCGCGAGGCCGGAGTTCCCTTCCGCGACGAGGCCTACGGCTTCATCTACCTGGG
This genomic stretch from Mycobacteriales bacterium harbors:
- a CDS encoding alkaline phosphatase family protein; translation: MPLSDRTFDTAVGTGSPDELAGLRERALDVLTDPALARIVELVAWADGDHLYVANAAGRSRAARNAPSSVEVLAGADPVARQDPLAFTPLPAEFAAAEGNSYPFAWQRLASLFDDPRAPDLAVVHTGAHHWPERGGHLGEHGSLAVVQSRAPLLLSGAGVRERGVLQTAARVVDVAPTLAWLAGASLSSLADLDGSALVDLVTPTGGYVVGLLWDGVNSNSLTALAESGDLPAVARLLSQGCVLAGGAIAEFPSVTLVNHTCALTGVGPGRHGIVNNSYYDRVRSETIHANEQKTWHLATGLLRDGVRTVFEMVDVQTACVDEPVDRGADYSTFALIRGGGSSDGAASMDSALPNPREDPHTTQAHVRNRNYAFGSQVDAIGLQQVLSLWESPESAPRLMWWNSMNTDTGHHEGGPHSDIAHDSMRDADRRLGAFLAHLDSLGITDQVTFLLTADHGSEGADPACTGDWDEALREAGVPFRDEAYGFIYLG